The proteins below come from a single Pseudarthrobacter sp. SSS035 genomic window:
- the pgk gene encoding phosphoglycerate kinase, with protein sequence MTFHTLNELIAEGVRGRYILVRSDLNVPLDGSTVTDDGRIKASLPVLGKLTDAGARVLVTAHLGRPKGAPEEKYSLRPAVARLAELAAFKVSLAQDTVGSSAKELAASLQDGEVLVLENVRFDARETSKDDAERGTFADELVALTGANGAYVDDAFGAVHRKHASVYDVATRLPSYQGDLVHTEVEVLRKLTADTQRPYVVVLGGSKVSDKLAVIDNLIGKADTILVGGGMLFTFLAAEGHSVAGSLLEEDQIPVVQDYLKRAAGAGTEFIVPTDVVVADKFAADADYETVPADGIEGSSFGAQGIGLDIGPDSAAAFADRIKGAKTVFWNGPMGVFEFEAFSGGTRAVAQALTEVDAFTVVGGGDSAAAVRTLGFADDQFGHISTGGGASLEYLEGKELPGLSVLDR encoded by the coding sequence ATGACATTCCACACCCTCAACGAACTGATCGCTGAAGGTGTCCGCGGGCGGTACATTCTTGTCAGAAGTGACCTGAATGTGCCGCTCGACGGCTCTACAGTGACTGACGACGGCCGCATCAAGGCCTCTCTGCCAGTACTGGGAAAGCTCACGGACGCCGGTGCCCGCGTGCTGGTAACAGCCCACCTCGGACGCCCCAAGGGCGCTCCGGAGGAAAAATACTCCCTCCGGCCTGCCGTAGCGCGGCTCGCCGAACTTGCCGCCTTCAAGGTCTCGCTCGCGCAGGACACCGTGGGCAGCTCCGCTAAGGAACTCGCCGCCTCGCTTCAGGACGGCGAAGTCCTCGTCCTGGAGAACGTGCGCTTCGACGCCCGGGAGACCAGCAAGGACGACGCCGAACGCGGCACCTTCGCGGACGAACTGGTGGCCCTGACCGGGGCCAACGGCGCCTACGTCGACGACGCCTTTGGTGCCGTGCACCGCAAGCACGCCAGTGTCTACGACGTCGCCACCCGGCTCCCGTCCTACCAGGGCGACCTTGTGCACACCGAGGTGGAGGTCCTGCGGAAGCTGACGGCTGACACGCAGCGGCCCTACGTGGTGGTGCTCGGCGGCTCCAAGGTCTCCGACAAGCTGGCGGTTATCGACAACCTCATCGGCAAGGCCGACACCATCCTGGTGGGCGGCGGCATGCTCTTCACGTTCCTGGCAGCAGAGGGCCACAGCGTGGCCGGCAGCCTCCTGGAAGAAGACCAGATCCCGGTTGTCCAGGACTACCTGAAACGGGCTGCCGGTGCAGGCACCGAATTCATTGTGCCCACCGACGTTGTGGTGGCCGATAAGTTCGCGGCCGACGCTGACTACGAGACTGTCCCCGCGGACGGCATCGAGGGCAGCAGCTTCGGCGCCCAGGGCATCGGCCTGGACATTGGACCGGACTCTGCAGCCGCTTTCGCGGACCGCATCAAGGGCGCCAAAACGGTGTTCTGGAACGGGCCCATGGGCGTCTTTGAGTTCGAAGCATTCTCCGGCGGAACCCGCGCCGTGGCCCAGGCCCTGACTGAGGTCGACGCGTTCACCGTGGTCGGCGGCGGCGACTCCGCTGCCGCCGTGCGGACGCTCGGTTTCGCTGACGACCAGTTCGGGCACATTTCCACCGGCGGCGGCGCCAGCCTGGAATATCTCGAAGGCAAGGAACTCCCGGGACTCAGCGTCCTGGACCGTTAG
- a CDS encoding RNA polymerase-binding protein RbpA, whose translation MVHSASAFRGTRVGVTEGAGPKNQSEAASGERVPRIRVSFWCAKGHETQLVFLRLPDEQLPTVWDCRRCGAPASRDGKEADLPDPLDEGFKSHLEYVKERRSDQDAEAVLAGALEKLRAGGVLPDELLRDA comes from the coding sequence ATGGTACATAGTGCGTCTGCGTTCCGCGGCACCCGGGTGGGTGTCACGGAAGGAGCCGGTCCCAAGAACCAGTCAGAAGCGGCCTCGGGCGAGAGGGTGCCCCGGATCCGGGTTTCCTTTTGGTGCGCCAAGGGGCATGAGACCCAGCTTGTTTTCCTGCGGTTGCCGGATGAGCAGCTTCCCACGGTCTGGGACTGCCGGCGCTGCGGGGCTCCGGCATCACGGGACGGCAAGGAAGCCGACCTGCCGGACCCGCTGGACGAAGGCTTCAAGAGCCACCTTGAATACGTTAAAGAACGGCGCTCCGACCAGGACGCCGAAGCTGTCCTGGCCGGAGCGCTGGAAAAGCTACGCGCCGGCGGCGTCCTTCCGGACGAGCTGCTGCGGGACGCGTGA
- the zwf gene encoding glucose-6-phosphate dehydrogenase, with protein MPETENGRNSATRSGRSGRNPLRDPRDRRLNRIAGPSSLVLFGVTGDLARKKLMPAVYDLANRGLLPPSFALVGFGRRPWTDAEFAAEVKASVKAYSRTPFDEAVWNQLAEGIRFVQGEFDDDDAFERLGEVIDELDEQRGTRGNHAFYLSIPPKAFEQVCRQLSKHGLAQADGDKWRRVVIEKPFGHDLESARQLNDIVESVFPPDAVFRIDHYLGKETVQNILALRFANQLFEPLWNANYVDHVQITMAEDIGTGGRAGYYDGVGAARDVIQNHLLQLLALTAMEEPISFNADDLRAEKEKVLAAVKLPDDLSTHSARGQFAGGWQGGEQVQGYLEEEGIPADSKTETFAAIRVDIHTRRWSGVPFYLRAGKRLGRRVTEIAVVFKRAPNLLFRDHGEDDFGQNAVVIRVQPDEGATIRFGSKVPGTQMEVRDVTMDFGYGHSFTESSPEAYERLILDVLLGEPPLFPRHAEVELSWKILDPFEDYWAGLAEQPEPYAPGSWGPASADELLARDGRTWRRP; from the coding sequence ATGCCAGAAACTGAAAACGGCAGGAATTCCGCGACGCGTTCCGGACGATCAGGGCGTAATCCGCTCCGGGATCCCCGTGACCGCCGCCTGAACCGGATTGCCGGTCCGTCCTCGTTGGTGCTCTTCGGAGTGACCGGCGACCTTGCCCGCAAGAAGCTCATGCCGGCCGTGTATGACCTCGCGAACCGGGGGCTGCTGCCGCCGAGTTTCGCGCTGGTGGGTTTCGGCCGCCGTCCCTGGACTGATGCGGAGTTCGCCGCCGAGGTGAAGGCTTCGGTGAAGGCGTACTCACGGACGCCGTTTGATGAGGCGGTGTGGAACCAACTCGCTGAGGGTATCCGCTTTGTCCAGGGCGAGTTCGACGACGATGACGCCTTCGAGCGGCTCGGTGAGGTCATCGATGAGCTCGATGAGCAGCGCGGAACGCGCGGGAATCACGCGTTCTACCTCTCTATCCCGCCGAAGGCCTTCGAGCAGGTTTGCCGTCAGCTGTCCAAGCACGGCCTCGCGCAAGCCGACGGGGATAAGTGGCGGCGGGTAGTGATTGAGAAGCCGTTCGGGCATGACCTTGAGTCGGCCCGGCAGCTGAACGACATTGTGGAGTCGGTGTTCCCGCCGGATGCGGTGTTCCGGATCGACCACTATCTGGGTAAGGAAACGGTGCAGAACATCCTGGCGCTGCGTTTCGCGAACCAGCTGTTCGAACCGTTGTGGAACGCGAACTACGTGGACCACGTCCAGATCACCATGGCCGAGGACATCGGCACGGGCGGGCGCGCCGGGTATTACGACGGTGTGGGCGCGGCCCGCGATGTCATCCAGAACCACCTCCTGCAGTTGCTGGCCCTGACAGCGATGGAGGAGCCTATTTCTTTCAACGCCGATGACCTGCGCGCAGAGAAGGAAAAGGTCCTGGCCGCGGTAAAGCTCCCGGACGACCTCTCTACCCATTCAGCGCGGGGGCAGTTCGCCGGCGGCTGGCAGGGCGGGGAACAGGTCCAGGGCTACCTGGAGGAAGAGGGTATCCCGGCTGATTCGAAGACCGAGACGTTCGCTGCGATCCGGGTGGATATCCACACCCGCCGCTGGTCCGGTGTGCCGTTCTACCTGCGTGCGGGCAAGCGCCTGGGCCGGCGCGTGACCGAGATTGCGGTGGTGTTCAAACGCGCCCCGAACCTGCTGTTCCGTGACCACGGTGAGGATGACTTCGGCCAGAACGCCGTGGTGATCCGGGTCCAGCCCGATGAGGGCGCCACGATCCGGTTCGGGTCCAAGGTCCCGGGCACGCAGATGGAAGTCCGCGACGTGACCATGGACTTCGGCTACGGGCACTCCTTCACCGAGTCAAGCCCCGAAGCGTACGAACGGCTCATCCTTGATGTGCTCCTGGGCGAGCCGCCGCTGTTCCCGCGGCACGCCGAGGTGGAGCTGTCCTGGAAGATCCTGGATCCCTTTGAAGACTACTGGGCCGGGTTGGCTGAGCAGCCGGAGCCCTATGCCCCGGGCAGCTGGGGCCCTGCCTCGGCCGATGAATTACTGGCCCGCGACGGACGAACCTGGAGAAGGCCATGA
- the tpiA gene encoding triose-phosphate isomerase, translating into MTTSTNGAFDRTPLIAGNWKMNMDHVQGITLLQKLAWTLSDAKHDYSRVEVAVFPPFTDLRGVQTLVQGDELDIAYGGQDLSQFDSGAYTGDTSGQFLNKLGCRYVLVGHSERRTIHQESDEVLNAKVKAAFKHSVTPVLCVGEGLEIRQAGTHVEHTLTQLRANVAGLTAEQAAELVVAYEPVWAIGTGEVAGPEDAQEMCAAIRAELATLFGDDVAAKIRLLYGGSVKANNVAAILKERDVDGVLVGGASLDPAEFANIVRFESHLVTN; encoded by the coding sequence GTGACTACGTCAACGAACGGCGCTTTTGACCGCACGCCTCTCATTGCGGGCAACTGGAAGATGAACATGGACCATGTCCAGGGCATCACCCTCCTGCAGAAACTGGCCTGGACCCTGTCCGACGCCAAGCACGACTACAGCCGGGTTGAGGTGGCCGTCTTCCCGCCATTCACCGACCTCCGCGGCGTGCAGACCCTCGTCCAGGGCGATGAACTGGACATAGCCTACGGCGGCCAGGACCTCTCCCAGTTCGACTCGGGCGCCTACACGGGCGACACCTCCGGCCAGTTCCTGAACAAGCTGGGCTGCCGCTACGTCCTGGTGGGGCACAGTGAACGCCGCACCATCCACCAGGAATCCGACGAAGTGCTCAACGCCAAGGTCAAGGCAGCGTTCAAGCACAGTGTCACTCCGGTCCTTTGCGTGGGGGAAGGCCTGGAAATCCGCCAGGCCGGCACGCATGTCGAGCACACGCTGACACAGCTCCGGGCGAACGTCGCGGGTTTGACGGCCGAGCAGGCGGCAGAGCTTGTGGTGGCCTACGAGCCCGTTTGGGCCATCGGCACCGGTGAAGTGGCCGGACCGGAGGACGCCCAGGAAATGTGCGCCGCCATCCGCGCGGAACTGGCCACGCTCTTCGGCGATGACGTTGCTGCGAAGATCCGGCTGCTCTACGGCGGCTCGGTCAAGGCCAATAATGTCGCCGCGATCCTGAAGGAACGCGACGTCGACGGCGTGTTGGTCGGCGGGGCAAGCCTCGATCCCGCGGAGTTTGCTAATATTGTCAGGTTCGAGAGTCACCTTGTGACGAACTAG
- a CDS encoding glucose-6-phosphate dehydrogenase assembly protein OpcA gives MIVDLPDTTTSKISKKITSLREQGGVIALGRVLTLVVVTRSGLEEEAIEAANEASREHPCRIIVLADAGAQAPNRLDAQIRVGGDAGASEVIVLRGYGELAHESESLVAALLLPDAPIVAWWPHGAPENACETSVGRIAHRRITDSANETDPQAALENIRATYKAGDTDLAWTRLTNWRIQLAAVLDQVDSSPVTAVAVEGASDSPSTILLAAWLTLALDAPVTIVADPAGTGIRRVRLTRHTGDVQLFRPGLSVAELTQPGQPAQRISLPRRSLKDCLAEELRRLDPDEVFGEVITIGLPRTNLRSVRPSER, from the coding sequence ATGATTGTAGATTTGCCGGACACCACCACCTCGAAGATCTCCAAGAAGATCACCTCCCTGCGTGAGCAGGGCGGCGTGATCGCACTCGGCCGGGTCCTGACCCTCGTGGTCGTCACCCGCTCAGGGCTTGAGGAAGAAGCGATCGAGGCCGCGAACGAGGCCAGCCGGGAACACCCCTGCCGGATCATCGTCCTCGCCGACGCCGGGGCCCAGGCCCCGAACCGGCTCGACGCGCAGATCCGGGTGGGCGGTGACGCCGGCGCGTCCGAGGTCATCGTGCTCCGCGGCTACGGCGAGCTCGCCCACGAAAGCGAATCCCTGGTAGCGGCCCTGCTCCTGCCCGACGCCCCGATCGTGGCCTGGTGGCCGCACGGAGCGCCGGAGAACGCCTGCGAAACCTCGGTGGGCCGGATCGCGCACCGCCGGATCACGGACTCCGCGAACGAAACCGATCCCCAGGCGGCGCTGGAGAACATCCGGGCCACCTACAAGGCCGGGGACACCGACCTCGCCTGGACCCGGCTGACCAACTGGCGGATCCAGCTCGCGGCGGTCCTGGACCAGGTTGACTCCTCGCCCGTGACCGCAGTGGCCGTGGAAGGCGCCTCCGACTCCCCGTCCACCATCCTGCTCGCGGCGTGGCTGACGCTGGCCCTGGACGCGCCCGTGACGATCGTCGCGGACCCCGCCGGGACCGGTATCCGCCGGGTCCGGCTGACCCGCCACACCGGTGACGTGCAGCTCTTCCGCCCCGGGCTCTCCGTCGCTGAACTCACCCAGCCCGGACAGCCCGCCCAGCGCATCTCCCTGCCGCGCCGCAGCCTCAAGGACTGCCTCGCCGAAGAGCTCCGCCGCCTCGACCCCGACGAAGTGTTCGGCGAAGTGATTACTATTGGACTGCCACGTACCAATCTAAGGAGCGTCCGACCCAGTGAGCGTTGA
- the secG gene encoding preprotein translocase subunit SecG has product MDVLHVILQILLGITSLLLTLLILLHKGRGGGLSDMFGGGMSSGLSSSGVAERNLNRFTVILGVTWGVVIIALGLVMRFSGAGDS; this is encoded by the coding sequence GTGGACGTTCTTCATGTCATTCTGCAGATTCTCCTGGGTATCACCAGCCTTCTGCTGACCCTGCTTATCCTCCTCCACAAGGGACGGGGTGGCGGGCTGTCGGACATGTTCGGCGGCGGTATGAGTTCCGGCCTCAGCTCCTCCGGCGTGGCCGAGCGGAACCTGAACAGGTTCACGGTGATTCTGGGTGTTACCTGGGGCGTTGTGATCATCGCCCTTGGCCTGGTCATGCGCTTCAGTGGCGCAGGGGATTCATAG
- the gap gene encoding type I glyceraldehyde-3-phosphate dehydrogenase, with translation MTTRIGINGFGRIGRNYFRAALAQGADLEIVAVNDLTSPEALAHLLKYDSVGGRLKETVEVKDGNIVVDGNVIKVLAERDPANLPWGELGVDIVIESTGFFTKAAAAQKHIDAGAKKVLISAPASDEDITIVMGVNEGLYDNAAHNIISNASCTTNCLGPLAKVLNDTFGIERGLMTTIHAYTADQNLQDGPHNDLRRARAAAINMVPTSTGAAKAIGLVLPELKGKLDGFAIRVPVPTGSATDLTVTVSRETTVEEVNAALKKASESDEFQGILTYTDAPIVSSDIVGDPASSIFDSGLTKVIGNQVKVVSWYDNEWGYSNRLVDLTELVAAKLG, from the coding sequence GTGACGACCCGTATTGGTATCAACGGCTTCGGCCGCATCGGCCGCAACTACTTCCGCGCGGCCCTCGCACAGGGCGCGGACCTGGAGATCGTTGCAGTCAACGACCTCACCAGCCCTGAGGCACTGGCCCACCTGCTTAAGTACGACTCCGTCGGCGGCCGCCTGAAGGAAACCGTTGAGGTCAAGGACGGCAACATTGTTGTCGACGGCAACGTCATCAAGGTTCTCGCCGAACGCGATCCCGCCAACCTGCCCTGGGGCGAGCTGGGCGTTGACATCGTCATCGAGTCCACCGGCTTCTTCACCAAGGCCGCTGCCGCGCAGAAGCACATCGACGCAGGCGCCAAGAAGGTCCTGATATCCGCACCTGCCTCCGACGAGGACATCACCATCGTGATGGGCGTCAACGAGGGCCTGTACGACAACGCGGCGCACAACATCATTTCCAACGCGTCCTGCACCACCAACTGCCTGGGCCCGCTGGCCAAGGTCCTCAACGACACCTTCGGCATCGAGCGTGGCCTGATGACCACCATCCACGCGTACACGGCCGACCAGAACCTGCAGGACGGCCCGCACAACGACCTCCGCCGTGCCCGTGCCGCCGCCATCAACATGGTCCCCACCTCCACGGGTGCGGCCAAGGCGATCGGCCTGGTCCTGCCCGAGCTCAAGGGCAAGCTGGACGGCTTCGCCATCCGCGTGCCCGTCCCCACCGGCTCGGCCACCGACCTCACCGTCACGGTCTCCCGCGAGACCACCGTTGAAGAAGTCAACGCAGCACTGAAGAAGGCTTCGGAGTCCGACGAGTTCCAGGGCATCCTGACCTACACGGACGCACCGATCGTGTCCTCGGACATCGTCGGGGACCCGGCGTCGTCGATCTTCGACTCCGGCCTGACCAAGGTCATCGGCAACCAGGTCAAGGTTGTTTCCTGGTATGACAACGAATGGGGCTACTCCAACCGCCTCGTGGACCTCACGGAGCTCGTCGCAGCCAAGCTGGGCTAG
- the pgl gene encoding 6-phosphogluconolactonase: MSVEPRVSIHPDSSVLMAAIAARLITKLVDVQDKHGEATVVLTGGTVGIGTLKAVADSPAAPAVDWSRVNFWWGDERFVAADHPDRNTRQAFAALLSSIPVDPARINQPASSDDFDTPEEAAEDYARRLREAAQAEHAADMSDDRPDEPGVLPRLDVVLLGVGPDAHVASLFPEQGGIREKELTVVGVRNSPKPPPQRISLTLPAINTAAEVWMVVAGEDKAGAVGLALAGANPVQVPAAGPRGTSRTLWLIDENAASRVPQQLVRKDAAGA, translated from the coding sequence GTGAGCGTTGAGCCAAGAGTTAGCATCCATCCTGATTCGTCCGTCCTGATGGCCGCCATTGCGGCCCGCCTGATCACCAAGCTGGTGGATGTGCAGGACAAGCACGGTGAGGCCACGGTGGTGCTGACCGGCGGCACAGTAGGCATCGGAACGCTGAAGGCTGTTGCCGATTCTCCGGCAGCGCCGGCCGTCGACTGGTCCAGGGTGAACTTTTGGTGGGGTGACGAGCGCTTTGTTGCCGCGGACCATCCCGACCGGAACACCAGGCAGGCGTTTGCTGCACTCCTGTCGAGCATTCCGGTTGATCCCGCAAGGATCAACCAGCCTGCCTCCTCGGATGACTTCGACACGCCCGAAGAAGCCGCCGAGGACTACGCGCGCAGGCTCCGGGAAGCAGCCCAGGCCGAACACGCTGCCGACATGTCCGACGACCGTCCGGACGAACCGGGAGTACTGCCGCGGCTGGACGTTGTCCTGCTGGGCGTTGGCCCGGACGCCCACGTGGCCTCGCTCTTCCCGGAGCAGGGCGGAATCCGGGAGAAGGAGCTGACGGTAGTTGGCGTCCGCAATTCCCCCAAGCCGCCGCCACAGCGCATCTCGCTCACGCTTCCCGCCATCAACACTGCTGCCGAGGTCTGGATGGTGGTGGCCGGCGAGGACAAGGCCGGCGCAGTGGGCCTGGCCCTGGCGGGCGCCAACCCGGTACAGGTACCGGCGGCCGGCCCGCGGGGAACATCCCGCACGCTGTGGCTTATCGACGAAAACGCAGCGTCACGCGTCCCGCAGCAGCTCGTCCGGAAGGACGCCGCCGGCGCGTAG